DNA from Actinoplanes sp. SE50/110:
GGTCCGGAGCACGTCAGGGCCGCCGTCTTCGGGCCGGTGGAAGTCGACGTTCTTGAACAGCCGGTCGAGGACTTCCGGCACCGCTTCACGGATCTCCCGGCCCACCGACACGGTGTCCGCCGGCCGGCCGAAGCCGTGATACTCGCCGCCGATGACATGCTCGGAGTGGATCGGATCCAGCTCCGGAAGCCGGCGCGGCCAATCCGGCAGCGCGTCACGCAGTTTGTCGATGTGCAGCAGCCGGCCAGTCAGGCTGGGCGGACGGGAAGTGCGCAGCTCGCCGAGCCGGGCGGCGATGTCGTCGGGCGAGGCAGAGCGCCGGACCGGCTGGCCGTCCTTGAACGCCGGATCGGTGAAATGCTGTTCCACCATCTGCTTGAACCGCTGCCCGGTGCCGTCCAACCGGTCGGCCGGGGTGTCCAGGACCCGCTGCACTGTCTCCGGCCGTAGCCGCGCGGTGCCGTCCTGCTCCGGCTTGAACCGGCGGAACAGCGCACGGTCCATCGCCGCCTGGTCAGCGGCCCGGTTCTCCGACCAGCGTTGGATCCGCCGCGCGTAGTCGCGCCAACGCCGCCCGTCCGGATCCGACGCCCGCCGACGGGGATCATCGTGGCCGTCGTCTCGCTGCGACGGCCGGTCTCCCTGGTCACGGGATTCATCGCCGGTCGCGGTACGGCTGTTGCCGTTGTCGCGCGCCGGTCGTTCCGGGCCGCTGCCGTCCGGTTTCGTGCCGGCTGTGTCGCCGCGCGGATCCCGGCCCGGCGCCGATGAGGCCGGTTCGCCGGGTGGCCGGTCCGGACCGGCGATTCGCGGCGTCGGGCCTTCCGTGCGGGGGCTCGTGGTTTCGCCGGGTGCGAGATCGGCAGGTCGGGGGGTAGACAGGTCGGACCGGCCGATCTCCGCGGTCCGGGCCGCGATCGGTTCCGGTGCAACCGGCCGTGCCGGCTCGCCACCGGAAAATGCGGTCTCTGGGACTGCGGATCGGACTGCGGCTGGTTCGGGAATGCGGGGGCCGCCGATCTCGGCGTGCCGCCCATACGCCGGCACCCCGGCTTCAGCTGGCCTGCCACCATCGGCGCCCTCGAATCGCGCTCCATGGAGGGCCGGCGCACCGCGTCCGGCCCCCGCCGTGCCTTCACGGCTGTCGCCGTGCACTTCCCGAGCGTGACTGTTGTCAGCGCCGGCCAGCCGCTGCGCCTCCCGGCCTGGGTCAGCTACGCCGTCAGAACCATCCGCTGCGCGCTCCGGCACGGCCCGATCCGAACCTGCAGACATGTCGCCGCGGCCGGTGTCGCTGTCGTTGGCCGCCTCGGGGAACCGGTCCGGGTGGCCGGTCTCCTGGCGGCCTCCCCCATCGGGTTCGACCACGCGCTGGTCGCCGCGATCCGCCGTGCCGCTCTGGCCGGCAGAAGTCTGCTCTGGCTTGCCACTCGCCTGCGGAGACTCGTCCCGCGCCGTGTCACCGAAGCCGGACCGCTGCTCACCGGTGCCTGGTTCGGCCCGCTGCGGACCGCCGCCTGGCTCCGCCTGCTGCACGCCCCCGGTCGACTCGCTGCGCTGGCCCGGCTCGGTGCTCGCACGATCGCCTGATTCGCCGCGCGCCTGCTGGTCGGCGCCCGAACTGCCAGTAGAGTGCTCTGATCCGCCACTGGTCGACGTCTGCTCGCTGCCGCCGGTGCCGTGATCGGCTGCGGGCCGCGGGCCAGCTTCGAACCCGGGCTCGCCAGCAGCCCGTGTCCCAGCTTGCGACCCGATGTCGCCGGCCGACCCCACGCCCGCCTCGGCACCCGGCGTGCCCAGTTCTCCCAGAGCGTTGTTCTCGCCGAGGCGTAGCCGCAGGTCGGCGCCGGCGTCACGGATTCCTCCGCGCATCCCTTTGGCCCCGAGCACCCCGCCGAACAGGGCCGCGGTCGCTACCCCGTCGAGGGGGTTGAAGCTGTCCCGGTCGACGTACAGGCCGTGTTCCTTGGCCCAGTCGGTGCCACCGAGCGCGTCGAACAGGTCGTCGCGGTACAGGCGCAGGTAGTTGTCGCCGAGCTGGCCGAGGGCCATCGCGCCGGCCTCGGTGAGCGGGTTGTGGCCGCCCATCGCGAGGGGGCCGCCGAGGAACCCGGCGAAGAACGAGTCGGTGACCTCACCGGCGAACTCGTACCCGTCGAAATGCGACAGCGGGTCATGGCCCTCAGCCTGCTGGATGCCCATGATCCCGAGCTTGGTGCCGGCAGTGAACGCCGCGAACTGCAGCCCACGCCAGGCACCGGCTTTCAAAGCGGCGGTCAGGGCGCCCTTGAAGCCCTGCTTGATGAGTTTGTCGACGAGTTCCTTGAGCGCGGTTTTGATCGCTTGGCGGCAGGTGGCGATCGCGAGGCCCTCACCGATGGCCGACAATCCCACCGTCTCGATGATCGTCATGATCACCTCGAAGGTGGCCATCGCCAGCATGGCCAGGTTGACGACGTCCATCATCTTCGCGGCCTCGACGCTGAGCGCCGCACCGGACACCATCTGCTGCATCTGCCCGAACGCATCGGCGTCCGCGTTCACCTGCTCCAGATACTTCTGCAGCCGCTCGTGCGTCTTGGTGGCCGCGCCGTCGCCCAGCCAGGTGCGGGTCAGGTCACCCAGCAGCGCCTGCACCTCGTGCGAGTGCTGGCGGTGCAGGTCCGCGGCCCGGCCGTAGGCGTCGGCCAGGTCGTACAACTCAAGCTCCCGGCCCTCGGGAATGTCGACCAGCATCTCCAGGACCGGGCCCAGGATCGGCACCCACTGCTCACACTCGCGGAAGAAATCCAGGAACTCGTCCAGGACCGTGTCGATGACCGACCCGACGCCGTTACTGCCCGCCATCAGAACCCGCCGATCGGCCGGATCACACCGCGCCCGCGATGTCGGCGCCGCCGGTCAGATCCGCCGACTCGACGGTCTGCATCGCGGTCACCACCGTGCCACCCAACTCATCGAGCAGGTCACCCGCGGCGTGCAGCCGATCCTGCATGGCCAGCGCGAGCGAGCCGGCGCCTTCCACCGGCTTGTGGTACTGCTCAGCGAACGCCTTACCCGCCTGATCATTGCCCCACGGCTGACCCTGGTCGAGGCCTTGGATGTCACCGAGGATCTGCCGCGCCTGCTCCTTGAAATCCTGCGCTTGCGCCCGCAACCGGGCACCGATCTGCGCGACCGCTTCCGTGCCCTCCGGCAACTCCAGATACGAACTCATCGACGCAAACCCTCCCCGCCCGGATCGAAGCTCATTGTGCCTGACTCATGCCAAGAGTACGGAGGATAGCTGTCACCGCGCTTCACCACGCAACACACTCATGATCGACGGCCGCCACCACGACAGCTCGGCATCGTAGGTGGCAACCACGATCTCCTGCCCGGCTACCAGCCGGACCAGCTGCGCGCCGTACGGCAGCTCCAGCTCCACCACCGGGCGCGTTGCCGCACCGAGAGTCTCGTCCTCGTGCCAGCGCACCAGATACCCGTCAAGGATCCCGACCGCACCAGCCGGCCCGACCGAAGCACTGATCCGCCCGCCACCGGCGGCCAACCAGCCCAACGCCACGCTAGGGTCGACCAGCGCCTGCACCCGGCGCATCCGCGGCCCGGCCACTACCGGCTGCTCAGCGAGCGGCTCGTTCTCAGAACCGCTCTGCGAGGCTGAGGTCCGACGGAGCACCAGTTCCTGCGCCCAGCGCCACAGATCCGGCACTTGGGCCCCGGTGAACTCGGCGATCATCGGCGAGCCCGGGTTGACCACCATCCGGTACGCGGCGCCGGGCCAGGCACGCACCACCGACAGCAGCGGCACCTCGACAACCGCGGGCCTGTCCGCCGAATCGGGCCACACATCCCGTAACCGCTGCCGCGAGGTGAACAGCGGCACCGTGGCCACACCCGCGGCGCGCTGCACCAGCCACGGAAAGCCCGGCTTCCCGAGATCATCCGCACCGGCCGGACCGGCCAGCGGCAGCAACACGTCCGCGGTGACCAGCAGATCGAGATAGACCTCGGCATCACCGGCGCGCTGCGCGGCACGCATCGCCCGCTCCCGCTCACCACCCGGCGCGAACGGAGGCTCCGCGGCCACCTCCTCGCCCAGCAGACGCACCTGCTCCGCGTCCAGGTAGGCGCCGATCGGGGTGTTCGGGCTGACGGCGAGTCCCCACGCCGGGTTCGGCCACGACCCGGCCAGCTCGGCGAACGTCGTGCGCCGCCAGCCGACGCCCACCGCCGGAATCGCCTCCTGCAAGGCTTCCACCGAGGTGTAGACCAGCAGAAACGTCCGGCCACCCCGCTCACGGGTCAGCAGCCGCTGCCCGCTCGCACCGTCATCGGCGAAGCCCGGCAAAAACAGGTCAGCATGGAGCAGTACGTCGGCGAACCTGTCCGCGTCGTCATCCGCCCATGCTCGCGCCAGCCGCCGCTCAGCACTGTTCGCCGCTGCCCACGCTGCCCCGCCCACACCCCGCAACCTACAACATCAGATCATCGACAGATATCGAACGCTGCTGCGGGACGGCCTGCCACTCGGCACGCATCCGTTCAGGAAGCGCCGCACCGGCAAGCTCCGGCCGCACCTCACGGACCAGCCCGCCGGCCACCAGATCCTCGACCACCTCCAGCAGCACCGCAGCCGGCCGCCGCAACCCCGCCCAGAACTCGTCGAAGTCCCCGGCGCAGCGCCGCAACAACCGCCCGCAGATCTCCGCTGGCCCCAGACTGTCGTCATCACGCGGATCGTCGTCGTCGAAGAACCACACACTGCCCGCATCCGGACCAGCCACCCGTATCGCGAGGATCCCGCCCTGCACAAACCCGACCGGCAGGAATTCGCCCGTGAACCGGTCCCCCAGCCACCGCGGCGCATACCCCAGATCCTGCAGCATGTCGTCGCGGCCCAAACCGAACAGCGGCTGATCGACCACCATCCCCGCGACCGCCGACACTGCCGGCTCGGCCGGGCCCACACCATTACCCGCCGCCAGAAAACGCCGATACGCCGGCGGCAGGCCGTACCCGAGCAACGCCTCCACCTCAGCAATGATCGGCTCGGAAACCACTTCGCCGTTACCACGCTCGACCGGCGCCACGCCGGTCCGTACTCCGGAGCCCGGCCGGCCCACCGGCAGCGTACGGCTGCCGCCGCCATGCCGGAACGCGCCGTGCAACTCGACCGGCACCAACGCCACCCGCCGTGCCCGCTCACCACTCACCGGCAGCCGCGCCCAGCACCAGCCCGGCGGCGTCGCCGTCGCGTGAGGCAAACCCACCCGCAGGTCCGGCCACAGCGGATCAGCACCCAGCATCACCCGATTCGCCGCGAGCACATCGAAAACCCGGTGCTCATCACCGGTCAACTCGGCGATCGGCGCCGGCAACTCGACCACCGTACGCGCATACAACACCCAATCCGGAAACCCGGCGGCATCGATCAGCACACCCTGCCGATACCGCACCCGCAGACCTGCCGACCCGGGATGGATCACCGTCATCGCCTGCCACGCACCCGGCATCACCGGCCGCTCACGACCATTCACCGGCATCCAGCACCCGACTCAGATCACCGTCATGGGCCCGCATCAAGTCCCGCACCCCCAGCGGACGCTGTGCACCCGATGCCAGCAGACCGCCGATCTTCGGCAGCCGCGCATCCACCAACTCCCGCGTCTGCTCCACCGCCTGCTCCACCGCGGCCCGCGCCGTCGCCAGAATCGTCGCCGCCAACGCACCCGCATTCGGCCGCCGATACACCCGCGGATCAATCCGCAAATCCACCAACTGGCCCCGCGGACCCACCACCACCGTCACCAGCCCATCCGGCGACGTCGCAGACCCGGTGACGCTCAACACCCGCCGCTGCGTCTCCGCCGCATCCCCTAACGAACGCCGCAACTCCTGAGCCAAGCTCATCAGGGCTGACGGATCAACCTCGCTCATGCCACCACCCAGGAACGCTAGTACGACCTTGCGTACATCAGAGTAGGGAACGGCACAACGCTACCGCCCGCCTGCGACGGAAACATTCCAGTCACCCGAGCGACGAGACGTTCGCCTTAACACGTCTCCGCTGGGGTGCCCCGCCTCGAGATCGATGACAAGCAACACAAGAGACAGATCACTGTGGCCCTTGTGGCAGTTGACCGACCGTTGTCAGGATCGGAACAACACCGAAACCCACGGGGAGGGTTACTAAGTGTCACATCTGCACTCGAAGCGGCTCGCTGGCGTTGCCGTTGCTGCGACCGCAGGTCTGCTGCTGCTAGCAGCACCGGCCCAGGCGGCACCTTCGGCGGGAGCCGCCAACGCCACGCCGAAACCTCCGGCACCTACCGCTGCTGAGATTGAGGCCAACAATGCCGCCGTGCGGGCGTCGCTGCCGTCGAACGTAACTATGACAGTTATGGGGAAACTGCCGAAGCTTGAGGGCCCGATTGACCACTACACCCAGGACGGTCCCACAACGACAACGGGAGTATCGACTTTCGCGGTCGCCACACTTCCGTTCTCCTTCACGTTCACTCATTTCTGGGACCACGACGGCCGAGAGTTCAGGTCTGCCCATAAGACGGTCTGCATGGACATTGAAGCCGAGTGGGATATTCCTCAAGGTTCGTATCACAAATTCAAAGTCGGCCTTCGCGGCTCGGATGTCACCGTCCCCACCGACGGGGTGGCGCGTTCCTACTGCTGGTCGGGCGTTCCGACGAACACGATCATCAACTTCTACTATTACTCTACGGAAAATGTCAATGGCGACATCGCAAAGGCTTCCGGTAGCGGCCGGGTCCGCTATTCGTGAACGTCACCTGAATAGTTGAGATGCGCGGAGGCAACTCGCCTCCGCGCATCCTTTTTAGCGGCCGCCGCCGGCTGGCGGCGTCATAATGGACAACGTTGTTATATGTGC
Protein-coding regions in this window:
- a CDS encoding SseB family protein, which produces MGGAAWAAANSAERRLARAWADDDADRFADVLLHADLFLPGFADDGASGQRLLTRERGGRTFLLVYTSVEALQEAIPAVGVGWRRTTFAELAGSWPNPAWGLAVSPNTPIGAYLDAEQVRLLGEEVAAEPPFAPGGERERAMRAAQRAGDAEVYLDLLVTADVLLPLAGPAGADDLGKPGFPWLVQRAAGVATVPLFTSRQRLRDVWPDSADRPAVVEVPLLSVVRAWPGAAYRMVVNPGSPMIAEFTGAQVPDLWRWAQELVLRRTSASQSGSENEPLAEQPVVAGPRMRRVQALVDPSVALGWLAAGGGRISASVGPAGAVGILDGYLVRWHEDETLGAATRPVVELELPYGAQLVRLVAGQEIVVATYDAELSWWRPSIMSVLRGEAR
- a CDS encoding SMI1/KNR4 family protein, whose product is MTVIHPGSAGLRVRYRQGVLIDAAGFPDWVLYARTVVELPAPIAELTGDEHRVFDVLAANRVMLGADPLWPDLRVGLPHATATPPGWCWARLPVSGERARRVALVPVELHGAFRHGGGSRTLPVGRPGSGVRTGVAPVERGNGEVVSEPIIAEVEALLGYGLPPAYRRFLAAGNGVGPAEPAVSAVAGMVVDQPLFGLGRDDMLQDLGYAPRWLGDRFTGEFLPVGFVQGGILAIRVAGPDAGSVWFFDDDDPRDDDSLGPAEICGRLLRRCAGDFDEFWAGLRRPAAVLLEVVEDLVAGGLVREVRPELAGAALPERMRAEWQAVPQQRSISVDDLML
- a CDS encoding YbaB/EbfC family nucleoid-associated protein: MSEVDPSALMSLAQELRRSLGDAAETQRRVLSVTGSATSPDGLVTVVVGPRGQLVDLRIDPRVYRRPNAGALAATILATARAAVEQAVEQTRELVDARLPKIGGLLASGAQRPLGVRDLMRAHDGDLSRVLDAGEWS